From Leptospira hartskeerlii, a single genomic window includes:
- a CDS encoding aldehyde dehydrogenase family protein codes for MNFYHNSDFKNETLRDFSKEEERSILNKGFTSIRKEFPIQVFPIISGKTKKSSLVVPSLNPANTNEKIADIYYASITDAEEAVKDSADFFQTWKSTKPEIRIGFLKRAAEILRSQKAELTALISLEVGKGIKDIDAEIAEAIDFCEFYAKEAEHIFQPRKRDLLGEENIYTYIPRGVTLVVAPWNFPLAILCGMTVAPLVTGNSVIMKPAEQSSAIAFKLFNILIEAGVPSSALHFLPGKGEEIGAYLVKHPEIHTINFTGSRAVGLGMIREAASQNLKFVKKVIAEMGGKNAMIVDEDADLDEAVIASIQSAFGFQGQKCSALSRIILLESKYDTFKNRFIDALQSLKPGLPEDPSVKVGPVIDPESKTRLDGISSQFSSKILSKLKIEENQKQTGYFVEPIVFESEDPTSPLGQTEFFGPYVTLFKAKNFESAVKIANNVDYALTGGIFSRNPKNIQYAKDKFEVGNLYINRGITGAVVDRQPFGGYKLSGVGAKAGGPDYLKQFLEPISITENTMRRGFIPET; via the coding sequence ATGAACTTTTATCATAATTCCGATTTTAAAAACGAAACTCTAAGAGATTTTTCTAAAGAAGAAGAAAGATCGATCTTAAACAAAGGATTCACTTCTATCCGAAAAGAATTCCCAATACAAGTGTTTCCAATAATTTCAGGGAAAACAAAAAAATCCTCCTTAGTAGTTCCTTCTTTGAATCCTGCAAACACCAACGAAAAGATCGCAGACATATATTATGCTTCCATAACGGATGCGGAAGAAGCCGTCAAAGACTCGGCCGATTTCTTTCAAACATGGAAAAGCACAAAACCTGAAATTCGGATCGGCTTTTTAAAAAGAGCCGCGGAAATTCTACGCTCCCAAAAAGCGGAGCTCACAGCCTTAATCTCTTTGGAAGTAGGAAAAGGGATCAAGGACATAGATGCGGAAATTGCGGAAGCAATTGACTTTTGTGAATTTTATGCAAAAGAAGCTGAACATATTTTTCAACCCAGAAAAAGAGATCTTTTAGGTGAAGAGAATATATACACATATATACCGAGAGGAGTCACCTTGGTTGTCGCCCCCTGGAATTTTCCTTTGGCAATTCTTTGTGGAATGACAGTAGCTCCTCTAGTCACGGGAAATTCGGTGATCATGAAACCTGCGGAACAATCTTCGGCAATTGCATTCAAACTTTTTAATATATTAATAGAAGCCGGCGTCCCATCTTCGGCACTTCACTTTTTGCCAGGAAAAGGAGAAGAGATCGGAGCTTATTTAGTCAAACATCCCGAAATACATACGATCAATTTTACAGGCTCTAGAGCAGTTGGATTAGGAATGATCCGAGAGGCAGCCTCCCAAAATCTCAAGTTCGTAAAGAAGGTGATCGCTGAGATGGGAGGCAAAAATGCGATGATCGTAGATGAGGATGCAGATCTGGATGAAGCGGTAATTGCATCCATACAATCTGCATTCGGATTCCAAGGGCAAAAATGTAGTGCACTCTCGCGCATTATACTTTTGGAATCTAAATATGATACATTCAAAAATAGATTTATAGATGCGCTACAATCTTTAAAACCCGGCTTGCCTGAAGATCCTTCCGTTAAAGTTGGACCGGTAATCGATCCGGAATCCAAAACAAGATTAGATGGGATCTCTTCTCAGTTTTCTTCTAAGATATTAAGCAAATTAAAAATAGAAGAAAATCAAAAACAAACAGGTTACTTCGTAGAACCTATCGTCTTTGAAAGTGAGGATCCGACTTCTCCATTAGGGCAAACGGAATTTTTTGGGCCATATGTTACCTTGTTCAAAGCTAAAAATTTCGAAAGTGCCGTCAAAATAGCAAATAACGTTGATTATGCTCTTACTGGCGGGATCTTTTCCAGGAACCCTAAGAACATACAATATGCAAAAGATAAATTCGAAGTTGGCAACCTATACATCAACAGAGGGATTACAGGAGCAGTAGTAGATAGGCAACCGTTCGGAGGTTATAAACTCTCCGGAGTAGGAGCAAAAGCAGGCGGCCCCGACTATCTAAAACAATTTTTAGAACCGATTAGTATCACAGAAAATACTATGAGAAGAGGATTTATTCCGGAAACTTAG
- a CDS encoding TolC family protein, with protein MRFSFILVFLSFFGILFLPAQASENDTGKELDLNSIMTIAEKNSPLLTAIHSDLESLFYKRRQEGKSQNPSVYIDYGQRKAADESGAEYAIQMEQPIYFPGRKELKQLLVDNDSKIKEVQQIEAYNSIRLSSIKFAYRYLVAADKKNHVKERLKRLSLIESYIKARPFFTPQAKTDLFIIETKILALKKHFNDLELGAAKDYESLNLYLRQDSVPNLKIPYFRSGVKFDRKELEKKAVSQNPSILAARGELDKARTELRLANLEKYPDYSITSQIGEDKSGVANRFYDFGLKFRIPVWDQFQNKVASAETNMKSKQDRLTYQENLIQTSFSQAFLDYEQTKVNLKLYDLTQLDRIDRDLNFADMEFKRGRIQLISYLELENQLHETHHAVLDAQISHLESLLNLLYITNEKDILGVMGNASQTFEYQPK; from the coding sequence GTGCGTTTTTCTTTTATACTCGTATTCTTATCTTTTTTTGGGATATTGTTCCTTCCAGCCCAGGCATCGGAGAATGATACAGGAAAAGAATTAGATCTAAATTCCATCATGACAATCGCGGAGAAAAATTCTCCCTTACTCACCGCGATCCATTCCGACTTAGAAAGTCTTTTTTATAAAAGAAGGCAAGAAGGTAAGTCCCAGAACCCTTCCGTTTATATTGATTATGGTCAAAGAAAAGCGGCAGATGAATCCGGAGCGGAATATGCGATCCAAATGGAACAGCCCATCTATTTTCCCGGAAGGAAGGAACTCAAACAACTTTTGGTGGATAACGATTCCAAGATCAAGGAAGTCCAACAAATCGAAGCTTATAATTCTATCCGACTTAGTTCGATCAAATTCGCTTATCGTTATCTGGTAGCAGCAGATAAGAAGAATCACGTAAAAGAGAGACTTAAAAGACTCTCCTTGATAGAAAGTTATATCAAAGCGAGACCGTTTTTTACACCTCAAGCGAAGACGGATCTTTTCATCATTGAAACCAAAATTTTAGCTCTAAAAAAACATTTTAACGATCTTGAATTGGGGGCCGCAAAAGATTACGAATCCTTAAACTTATACTTAAGACAAGACTCCGTCCCGAATCTAAAAATTCCATATTTCCGATCCGGGGTAAAATTCGATCGTAAAGAATTGGAAAAAAAAGCAGTTTCTCAAAACCCGTCTATTCTTGCCGCCAGAGGAGAATTGGACAAAGCAAGAACAGAACTCAGATTAGCCAACTTAGAAAAATATCCGGATTATTCCATCACTAGCCAGATCGGAGAAGATAAGTCCGGGGTTGCGAACAGATTTTACGATTTCGGATTAAAGTTCCGTATCCCCGTTTGGGACCAATTCCAAAATAAAGTGGCTTCTGCAGAGACCAATATGAAGTCAAAGCAAGATAGACTAACATATCAAGAAAATCTAATACAAACTTCCTTTAGCCAAGCATTTTTGGATTATGAACAAACGAAAGTAAACCTGAAACTTTACGATCTAACCCAGTTGGATCGGATCGATAGAGATCTAAACTTCGCGGATATGGAGTTCAAGCGAGGAAGGATACAACTTATTAGTTATCTGGAGTTGGAAAATCAACTACACGAGACACATCACGCGGTTTTGGACGCTCAAATTTCACATTTGGAAAGTCTTCTAAACCTACTTTATATCACGAATGAAAAAGATATTTTAGGAGTAATGGGCAATGCTAGCCAGACTTTTGAATACCAGCCTAAATAA
- a CDS encoding proline dehydrogenase family protein, which produces MAKPLGSKQNRMKTAEENGSKIITSSSDLQDKILEKGKELFRLSDSFEEGLFSAYRLFSKSLLFLENRPLLKLQAFRFADLFPSLNSLSSISRYIRIYFVETPTELPKWIVLLLSLFLSNRLSSVFVTLGAKIGIKLTAKFFILGRTYGSDRKKIIDRYKKGICSTIDILGEAVLSEKEAERYISEYLLLLGEVSKDKELTEIRSSKFPGEPTGNVSVKCSSLYSQLDPLAHESSVTHLMEKLRPILSSAVSKNIFINLDMEQYETKDIIMDTAFRIFSEPEFRDYPHFGIVVQAYLKASQKDLQKIIEYSKKRKYPLTVRLVKGAYWEYEMTQSDQKGWEPPVFLVKSDTDRNYEECSVLLLKSYPYIRPAFGSHNIRSLSSAFVRAVEYSVPEKFFEVQMLYGMGNSYKQAIRSLGISVREYSPIGEVIPGMAYLVRRLLENSTNEGFLKNINSNSKDRERLLYLENTK; this is translated from the coding sequence ATGGCAAAACCACTGGGATCAAAACAAAATAGAATGAAGACTGCAGAAGAAAACGGATCCAAAATAATTACTTCTTCCTCCGATCTGCAAGATAAGATCTTGGAAAAAGGAAAGGAATTATTTCGTTTAAGTGATTCCTTCGAAGAAGGCCTTTTTAGTGCATATAGATTATTCTCCAAAAGTCTTTTGTTCTTAGAAAATCGCCCTCTTTTAAAACTGCAGGCATTTAGATTCGCAGATCTATTTCCGAGCCTTAATTCTCTTTCTTCTATCTCGCGTTATATTAGGATCTATTTTGTTGAAACTCCTACAGAACTTCCTAAATGGATCGTCTTACTTCTTTCTTTATTCTTATCCAATCGACTTAGTTCGGTATTCGTTACGTTAGGTGCCAAAATCGGGATCAAACTTACCGCAAAATTTTTTATTTTAGGAAGAACGTACGGCTCCGATCGAAAAAAGATCATAGATAGATACAAAAAAGGGATCTGTTCCACGATCGATATATTAGGAGAAGCAGTACTTTCCGAAAAAGAAGCAGAACGGTATATCTCAGAATATTTACTATTATTAGGAGAAGTTTCCAAGGACAAAGAACTTACCGAAATACGTAGCTCGAAATTTCCAGGAGAACCAACTGGAAACGTGTCCGTAAAATGTTCTTCTCTATATTCTCAATTAGATCCGCTTGCACACGAATCTTCCGTAACTCATTTAATGGAGAAGTTAAGGCCAATTCTTAGCTCCGCAGTTTCCAAAAATATTTTTATCAATTTAGATATGGAACAGTACGAAACCAAAGATATTATAATGGATACTGCATTTCGGATCTTTTCAGAACCTGAGTTTCGAGATTATCCGCATTTTGGGATCGTAGTCCAGGCATACCTGAAAGCTTCCCAGAAAGATCTGCAAAAAATAATAGAATATTCTAAAAAACGAAAATATCCTCTAACAGTTCGCCTAGTAAAAGGCGCTTATTGGGAATATGAGATGACCCAATCCGACCAAAAAGGATGGGAACCTCCGGTATTTCTCGTAAAATCCGATACAGATAGAAATTATGAAGAATGTTCAGTGCTTCTACTGAAGTCCTACCCTTACATCAGACCTGCATTCGGTTCTCATAATATACGAAGTCTTTCCTCCGCATTTGTGAGAGCAGTCGAATATTCTGTCCCTGAAAAATTTTTCGAAGTGCAGATGTTATACGGAATGGGGAACTCCTACAAGCAAGCGATTCGCAGTTTAGGAATTTCCGTCAGAGAGTATTCTCCCATCGGGGAAGTGATCCCAGGTATGGCCTATTTGGTAAGAAGGCTACTTGAAAATTCCACCAACGAAGGCTTTCTAAAAAACATCAATTCGAATAGTAAAGATAGGGAGCGATTATTGTATTTGGAGAATACGAAATAA
- a CDS encoding DUF3095 domain-containing protein, translated as MNILSHSTTNFYKELPEISQFSEVTDSKHYRKVPDDWIVIVTDIVKSTEAILEGRYKDVNMAGGLTLMGITNLLKDMEFPFFFGGDGVTILLPGSRLNEIQDILADTREFVRDYFKMDLRIGFVPVSDIYEAGYSLTMAKLRISKHYTQAVLGGTGVAYAEIKIKEPNSKYLTDNSYIPNIRADFSGFTCRWKDIQSPKGEMVALIVKINSDSDSEAAKTLSGLLSLIDSLYGSEREYHPLREENLIIEHSSSVLNKEAIASSKGNSILKKLYLWKIKFETYGAELAIRWNLPLKAFHYKLNQLKNYQIISSDFRKFDGTFKMVFASDTVDRKKLEYSLSEAEKSGKLHFGMHISDRALMTCLLHAGTEREVHFIDGAGGGYALAATVLKKKLQAVAA; from the coding sequence ATGAATATTCTATCACATTCTACCACAAATTTTTATAAGGAGCTTCCGGAGATTTCTCAATTTTCAGAAGTTACGGATAGTAAACATTACAGAAAGGTTCCTGATGATTGGATTGTAATCGTTACCGACATAGTAAAGTCTACGGAAGCCATCTTAGAAGGTAGATACAAAGATGTAAATATGGCCGGGGGACTTACTTTGATGGGGATTACGAATCTTCTCAAGGATATGGAGTTTCCATTCTTCTTTGGAGGAGACGGTGTGACCATCTTACTTCCCGGCTCTAGACTAAATGAGATCCAGGACATTCTTGCAGATACAAGAGAGTTCGTAAGAGATTATTTTAAAATGGATCTTCGGATCGGATTTGTACCAGTTTCCGATATTTATGAAGCGGGCTATAGTTTGACTATGGCTAAGCTTAGGATCTCTAAACATTATACTCAGGCAGTTTTAGGTGGAACCGGTGTAGCTTATGCTGAGATCAAGATCAAGGAACCGAACTCCAAGTATCTAACAGATAATTCATATATTCCGAATATTCGCGCTGATTTTTCAGGTTTTACTTGTAGATGGAAGGATATCCAAAGTCCAAAAGGGGAGATGGTTGCGCTTATTGTTAAGATCAATTCGGATTCCGATTCGGAAGCTGCAAAAACCCTCTCCGGTTTATTGTCCTTGATCGATTCTTTATACGGTTCTGAAAGGGAATATCATCCTTTGAGAGAAGAAAATTTGATCATAGAGCATTCATCTTCCGTTCTGAATAAGGAAGCGATCGCATCTTCAAAAGGAAATAGTATATTAAAAAAACTGTATCTTTGGAAAATTAAATTCGAGACTTATGGGGCTGAACTTGCAATTCGTTGGAATCTTCCTTTAAAAGCCTTCCATTATAAATTGAATCAGTTGAAAAACTATCAGATCATCTCTTCCGATTTTAGGAAATTCGACGGGACTTTCAAAATGGTTTTTGCCTCGGACACTGTGGACAGAAAAAAACTAGAGTATAGTTTGTCAGAAGCGGAGAAGTCCGGCAAATTACATTTCGGTATGCATATTTCCGACAGAGCACTGATGACCTGTTTATTACATGCAGGAACGGAGAGGGAAGTTCATTTTATAGACGGCGCAGGTGGAGGTTATGCTTTGGCCGCCACAGTGCTTAAGAAAAAATTGCAAGCTGTCGCAGCTTAA
- a CDS encoding alpha/beta fold hydrolase, whose translation MKKSKLLLLPLLLSYCSSYEEMSMEEDKAFLKLKESDTFYQEYFIQNKKEETPIHWISTGCTPDKNKVLIFIHGSPGTWSNYLRYLKDPELLKIYCMLGIDRPGFGKSPGTIADVDAQSEKILETLLILPEMKNGKKSITILGHSYGGPVAARMASLSPDKFQYLFLLAAAMDPETEEIKWYNKIADTWIARRILPEEWTHSNSEMLPLKEQLKSLISDWKKIKAKTIVVQGEEDGLVDHTNLDFIQKNFSAETKTYLLPKEGHFLPWKNYDLIHKLLIEFSK comes from the coding sequence ATGAAAAAGTCGAAACTTCTTCTTCTGCCCTTACTTCTTTCCTACTGTAGTAGTTATGAAGAAATGAGTATGGAAGAAGATAAGGCCTTTCTGAAACTTAAAGAATCCGACACATTCTACCAAGAATACTTTATTCAAAACAAAAAAGAAGAAACTCCCATACATTGGATCAGCACGGGATGCACACCGGATAAAAATAAAGTTCTCATTTTTATCCATGGATCTCCGGGAACTTGGTCGAATTACCTCAGATATCTAAAAGATCCCGAATTATTAAAAATCTATTGTATGCTTGGAATAGACCGTCCGGGTTTCGGAAAATCTCCCGGAACAATCGCTGATGTGGACGCTCAATCTGAAAAAATTTTAGAAACTCTATTAATACTTCCTGAGATGAAAAACGGGAAAAAATCGATTACTATATTAGGACATTCTTATGGAGGCCCGGTTGCGGCAAGAATGGCCTCATTATCTCCGGATAAATTTCAATATTTGTTTTTATTAGCGGCAGCCATGGACCCTGAAACGGAAGAAATAAAATGGTATAATAAAATAGCCGATACTTGGATCGCAAGGCGGATCTTACCCGAGGAATGGACACATAGTAATTCCGAAATGTTGCCTTTAAAGGAGCAGTTAAAAAGTTTAATTTCAGATTGGAAAAAGATCAAGGCCAAGACAATTGTAGTCCAGGGAGAAGAGGACGGACTTGTGGATCATACAAATTTGGACTTTATTCAAAAGAATTTTTCCGCAGAGACAAAAACATATCTTCTTCCTAAAGAAGGACACTTTCTACCTTGGAAAAACTACGATCTAATTCATAAATTATTAATAGAGTTCTCAAAATAA
- a CDS encoding alpha/beta hydrolase, whose protein sequence is MKIVLLHGMWSRPDTLDSVRKVLEQKGHEVFAPTLPFHVLNKPPDPALGKYRLVDYVEFLKKEIRNKGWDKPTLIGHSMGGWLAQALAAEGFASRIVLFAPAAPSGIFPLGPSPLYTLLEVPFRWKFWAKPFKPTYRGANFGLFNQVPKDKRKEYYDSLNYESGRALFELAFWFFDPYKGSKIPAEKVNCPVLVLAGEKDRIIPIRVTKAVARRYENSEFVALPNHAHWLTDEPGREKIFEIMFDWLKQNS, encoded by the coding sequence ATGAAGATCGTCTTATTACACGGAATGTGGTCCAGACCGGACACTCTTGATTCAGTCAGAAAAGTATTAGAACAAAAAGGTCACGAGGTTTTTGCGCCTACATTACCATTTCACGTATTGAATAAACCACCCGATCCCGCATTAGGAAAGTATAGACTTGTAGACTATGTTGAATTTCTAAAAAAGGAAATTCGAAACAAAGGTTGGGATAAGCCTACGTTGATCGGCCACTCCATGGGAGGATGGTTAGCACAAGCATTAGCCGCAGAAGGCTTTGCATCCAGGATCGTATTGTTTGCTCCCGCTGCTCCTTCAGGAATTTTTCCACTCGGGCCTTCTCCCTTATATACTTTGTTAGAGGTTCCATTTCGTTGGAAATTTTGGGCTAAACCTTTTAAACCGACTTATCGTGGAGCAAATTTCGGATTGTTCAACCAAGTCCCAAAAGACAAAAGAAAAGAATATTATGATTCTTTAAATTATGAATCCGGTAGAGCATTGTTCGAACTTGCATTTTGGTTTTTCGATCCGTATAAAGGGAGTAAGATCCCTGCCGAAAAGGTAAATTGTCCAGTTCTAGTTTTAGCTGGAGAGAAGGACAGGATCATCCCGATCCGGGTCACAAAAGCAGTCGCGAGAAGATACGAAAATTCCGAATTTGTTGCCTTACCTAACCATGCCCATTGGCTCACAGACGAACCCGGAAGAGAAAAAATTTTCGAGATCATGTTCGATTGGCTGAAACAAAACAGCTAA
- a CDS encoding efflux RND transporter permease subunit, translating to MLARLLNTSLNNPFLSVGLVSFLLIFSFLTLNEVPIDAVPDITNVQVIVTTDTGSLDPEQVEKVITFPLETELLGLPNLIDVRSVSKFGLSNISLIFKETTDIYQARAMVAERIASAKKKLPPNSTPTIVPNTTGLGEIFFYSVEAVPDSELDRLPEEEKLLFLRTVQDYLVRPQIKAMVPGIVEVDSNGGYEKEIHIDVDPNRMKRWGLSIDQIIRDISTIGESFGGGFIENSGKISIVRAYGLKKNLNEISASTVRRTLTGASVKVSDIADVNEHGTPRLGGASSNGKEIVLGTALMLKGENSYKVNEDLHKAVSNLSLPENVRVRILLERSFLIQSTIKTVLKNLGEGAILVILTLFLILFNLRASLIVALIIPGSMLLASICMRFFGISANLMSLGAIDFGLLVDASIVITENVLSKFETGKFANKEEKRKVILDSSLEVLKPVSFGILVIMLVYVPILTLDGIPGRMFRPMAETVLLALGFSLFLAVFLLPPLLYFFLSPKNLGAHSKKKDSKIVNWYAEKLPKILDQPRKIIIYSLIFFAVTLLIYFRMGTVFLPKLTEGDLMLVIVRNGNTGLEESLKEQKELELFLGQMPEVESVFSRIGTSSVANDPMGPFNADTFIILKKDILPDLLGKNTWEKFLDKIETSVKEKFPESELTLSQPLEARFNELLEGSRADISVRILGKDLDVLLQLQEELKNTLEKIPGAAEVELDPIMALRKSNVIDVIPDSTKLKYYNISLPLFNSVLESSMSGFELGGFYEEEVRFPIMIRLSEEFRNRESEIGDINVGTEDGGTVPIRLLASIQKREKVMTISRNKSRRFVAVSVNLRGRDLDGFYKEAISQVSKLKIPNGYSIFWGGQIENLSQAKQKLAMVVPATLFMIFTVLYLGLRSIKQALLVFFCVPFALTGGIWFLFLRGMDLSVSAFVGCIALSGIAVLNGLVKLYTIDRIRAESKFKLRDAVLEGAVSRIRPVVMTALVASFGFIPMAFGTGLGAEVQKPLATVVIGGIFSSTILTLVLLPAFYYWLEKE from the coding sequence ATGCTAGCCAGACTTTTGAATACCAGCCTAAATAACCCATTCTTATCCGTAGGACTGGTTTCGTTTTTATTAATATTCTCATTTTTGACTTTAAACGAAGTTCCAATAGACGCCGTACCGGACATTACAAATGTACAAGTGATCGTTACCACCGACACCGGTTCTTTGGATCCTGAGCAAGTGGAGAAGGTGATAACCTTTCCCTTAGAAACAGAACTTTTAGGACTGCCAAATCTAATAGATGTACGTTCCGTTTCTAAATTCGGCTTATCTAATATATCTCTGATCTTCAAGGAGACAACCGACATCTACCAGGCAAGAGCTATGGTGGCAGAAAGAATTGCCAGCGCTAAGAAAAAACTTCCTCCAAATTCCACTCCTACAATCGTTCCGAACACAACAGGCCTTGGGGAAATCTTTTTTTATTCGGTCGAAGCGGTTCCTGATTCCGAATTGGACAGACTTCCGGAAGAGGAAAAACTTTTATTTTTAAGAACAGTTCAGGATTACTTGGTTCGTCCTCAGATCAAGGCGATGGTCCCCGGAATTGTGGAAGTGGATTCTAACGGAGGTTACGAAAAGGAGATCCATATAGATGTGGACCCGAATCGAATGAAACGTTGGGGACTTTCCATCGATCAGATCATCCGCGATATCTCTACGATTGGAGAAAGTTTCGGCGGGGGATTTATCGAAAACTCGGGAAAAATTTCCATCGTAAGAGCTTACGGACTTAAAAAAAATCTAAATGAGATCTCTGCTAGTACTGTCAGAAGAACTCTCACAGGTGCCTCGGTAAAAGTCTCAGATATAGCGGATGTAAATGAACACGGCACTCCAAGATTAGGAGGAGCAAGCTCCAACGGAAAGGAGATCGTATTAGGCACCGCCTTAATGCTAAAAGGAGAAAACAGTTACAAAGTAAACGAAGATCTCCATAAAGCAGTTTCGAATCTAAGCCTACCAGAAAATGTAAGAGTTAGGATCTTATTAGAAAGATCCTTCTTAATACAATCCACCATCAAAACGGTCTTAAAAAACCTAGGGGAAGGTGCGATCTTAGTCATACTTACACTTTTTCTAATATTATTCAATTTAAGAGCTTCTTTGATCGTTGCGTTGATCATCCCAGGCTCCATGTTACTTGCTTCCATTTGTATGAGATTTTTTGGGATCTCAGCCAACTTAATGAGCTTAGGAGCGATCGACTTCGGATTATTAGTGGATGCTTCCATCGTAATCACTGAAAACGTACTTTCTAAATTCGAGACTGGAAAATTCGCAAACAAAGAAGAAAAACGAAAAGTTATCTTGGATTCTTCCTTGGAAGTCCTGAAGCCGGTATCTTTCGGGATCTTAGTGATCATGTTAGTCTATGTTCCAATCCTGACCCTAGATGGGATCCCTGGAAGAATGTTCCGACCCATGGCGGAGACAGTACTCCTTGCGTTGGGATTCAGTTTATTCTTAGCCGTTTTCCTTCTTCCGCCTCTCTTATACTTCTTTCTCTCGCCCAAAAACTTAGGAGCACACAGCAAGAAAAAAGACAGCAAGATCGTAAATTGGTATGCGGAAAAATTGCCCAAGATCTTGGACCAACCTCGTAAGATCATTATATATTCATTAATATTCTTCGCAGTTACACTTCTGATCTATTTCAGAATGGGAACGGTATTCCTTCCTAAACTGACAGAAGGAGATCTAATGTTAGTCATCGTTCGAAACGGAAACACAGGATTAGAAGAAAGTTTAAAAGAACAGAAAGAGTTAGAACTTTTCCTCGGACAAATGCCTGAAGTAGAAAGTGTATTTTCCAGGATCGGAACAAGTTCAGTCGCAAACGATCCAATGGGACCGTTCAATGCTGATACTTTTATCATTCTAAAAAAGGATATACTTCCGGATCTTTTGGGAAAAAATACCTGGGAAAAATTTCTGGATAAGATAGAAACATCAGTAAAAGAAAAATTTCCCGAATCGGAACTGACCTTAAGCCAACCATTAGAAGCCAGATTTAATGAATTACTAGAAGGAAGTAGAGCGGACATAAGCGTAAGGATCTTAGGAAAAGATCTGGACGTTCTACTACAACTACAGGAAGAATTAAAAAACACATTAGAAAAGATCCCAGGTGCCGCAGAAGTAGAATTAGACCCCATCATGGCATTAAGAAAATCGAATGTAATCGATGTAATACCGGATAGCACAAAACTTAAATATTATAATATCTCCTTGCCTTTATTTAACTCAGTGCTCGAAAGTTCTATGAGTGGATTTGAACTAGGCGGATTTTACGAAGAGGAAGTCAGATTCCCAATTATGATCAGACTCTCGGAAGAATTTCGGAATAGAGAATCTGAAATAGGCGATATAAACGTAGGAACGGAAGACGGAGGCACAGTTCCAATTCGACTATTGGCCTCCATTCAAAAAAGAGAGAAGGTAATGACCATCTCTAGAAATAAATCCAGAAGATTTGTAGCGGTTTCCGTGAATTTAAGAGGAAGGGATCTAGATGGATTTTATAAAGAAGCAATTTCTCAGGTTTCTAAATTAAAAATTCCTAATGGATATTCCATTTTCTGGGGAGGGCAAATCGAGAACCTTTCCCAGGCAAAACAAAAACTCGCCATGGTCGTGCCCGCGACATTGTTCATGATATTTACTGTTCTATATTTAGGACTTAGATCAATCAAACAAGCCTTGTTAGTATTCTTCTGTGTTCCATTCGCTTTAACAGGCGGGATCTGGTTCCTTTTCCTAAGGGGAATGGACTTAAGCGTGTCTGCATTTGTAGGATGTATCGCTCTTTCGGGAATCGCAGTCTTGAACGGACTCGTAAAATTATACACGATCGATCGGATCCGAGCAGAAAGTAAATTTAAGCTTAGGGACGCGGTATTAGAAGGAGCGGTCAGTCGTATTCGGCCGGTAGTCATGACCGCGCTCGTCGCTTCTTTCGGATTTATTCCTATGGCATTCGGAACAGGGTTGGGAGCAGAAGTCCAAAAACCTCTGGCCACAGTAGTGATCGGAGGTATTTTTTCTTCCACGATCCTTACCCTCGTATTATTGCCTGCATTCTACTATTGGTTGGAAAAAGAATAG